In Citrus sinensis cultivar Valencia sweet orange chromosome 4, DVS_A1.0, whole genome shotgun sequence, one DNA window encodes the following:
- the LOC102621303 gene encoding uncharacterized protein LOC102621303 isoform X4 has product MKCGIESGFSGIPWIDQFNLVNANDTHETEKAATGIGLSCNFEELERFELFFSKFVNAAREFFLPPERHSFGLVSNRSLLQYLGVEDSESWLAMLKFAGCPSCSKILKEGNDLKSVLQMDNGIVSELDGDGQDLDTVLPAKKPSILLFVDRSSSSSETRRKSKETLDNFRVLAQQYLIPHQIGQETKDHPGRPSVQANQVLSTSGHPRLKLSPRAQKLKFHDKLSIMVLDEGKHVSLDSIATDSQGNSLQEILEYLLQKRKGAKLSSVAKEVGFRLLSDDIDIKIADEPLTSQTEFQPNQVSTTPSEEGLITVNVDLDKDQSPHGASIPAVERKENSKSSDMSPHHDDEQKVSVDTKEQYQKVSVDTKEQLIPEASDQYYLGHDLTTAKDVKVGEKSSSQISMSGDPQLEFQGFRGSFFFNDGNYRLLGALTGGSTIPSLAIVDPISNQHYVASKEATFNYSSMADFLHGFLNGTLLPYQRSESILQISREATHPPFVNMDFHEVDSIPRVTVHSFSDLVGLNQSDNENAFSAWNEDVVVLFSSSWCGFCQRMELVVREVFRAVKGYMKSLKNGYKNGQRDLNGEYLKNINFKLPRIYLMDCTLNDCSLILKSMTQREVYPALVLFPAERKNAISFKGDISVADVIKFIADHGNNSHDLLNENGIIWTLPEKEGRYQNLFEDPSPTIGNKEASVTEEGLHEVILKSETSKAAERDSWTKSHTSKSLHETAHSVVAGSILIATDKLLGVHPFENSKILIVKADQSVGFQGLIFNKHIGWDSLQELEKGLDFLKEAPLSFGGPLIKHRMPLVSLTRRVTKSQYPEIVPGVYFLDQSATVNEIEELKSGNHSIADYWFFLGFSGWGWDQLFHEIAQGAWTTGEDRMGHLDWPSD; this is encoded by the exons ATGAAGTGTGGTATTGAGAGTGGGTTTAGTGGAATCCCTTGGATTGATCAGTTCAACTTAGTAAATGCAAATGATACTCACGAGACTGAGAAGGCTGCTACTGGCATTGGATTGTCTTGTAACTTTGAAGAGCTTGAGCGTTTTGAGTTATTCTTCTCGAAGTTTGTGAATGCTGCAAGAGAGTTCTTCCTGCCTCCTGAGAGGCATAGTTTTGGTTTGGTTTCCAATAGATCATTACTTCAGTACCTTGGTGTTGAAGATTCCGAGTCATGGTTGGCAATGCTTAAGTTTGCTGGGTGTCCTAGTTGTTCTAAGATCCTTAAAGAAGGGAATGACCTCAAGAGTGTTTTGCAAATGGACAACGGAATTGTTTCTGAG CTAGATGGTGATGGCCAAGATCTTGACACCGTTTTACCTGCAAAAAAGCCATCAATACTTTTGTTCGTAGATagatcatcatcttcttctgaAACTAGAAGAAAAAGTAAGGAAACTCTGGATAATTTTAGAGTACTTGCGCAACAATATCTGATTCCTCATCAAATCGGTCAGGAGACAAAGGACCATCCTGGCAGACCCTCAGTTCAAGCTAACCAAGTTTTGAGTACATCTGGACATCCCAGATTGAAGCTATCTCCACGTGCTCAGAAGTTAAAGTTTCATGATAAGTTGTCTATCATGGTTTTGGATGAGGGAAAACATGTTAGTTTAGATAGCATAGCTACAGATTCGCAAGGCAATTCCTTGCAGGAGATCTTGGAATACCTGCTTCAGAAAAGGAAGGGAGCTAAGTTAAGCTCAGTTGCAAAAGAGGTAGGTTTCCGACTTTTGTCTGATGATATTGACATCAAAATAGCAGATGAACCATTAACCTCGCAAACTGAATTTCAGCCTAATCAAGTCTCAACAACGCCATCTGAGGAAGGCCTTATCACAGTAAATGTTGATTTAGACAAAGATCAGTCGCCTCATGGGGCAAGTATACCTGCTGTGGAGCGCAAGGAAAATTCCAAAAGCTCAGATATGTCTCCTCATCATGATGATGAACAGAAAGTTTCTGTTGATACAAAAGAACAGTATCAAAAAGTTTCTGTTGATACAAAAGAACAGTTGATACCTGAAGCATCTGATCAATATTACCTGGGTCATGATCTTACTACTGCTAAGGATGTGAAAGTGGGAGAGAAAAGTTCTTCGCAGATAAGCATGTCAGGAGATCCTCAGCTTGAGTTTCAAGGTTTTAGGGgttcctttttctttaatgatgGTAACTACCGGTTACTTGGAGCGTTGACTGGTGGCTCAACTATTCCATCCTTGGCAATAGTTGATCCCATCTCAAACCAACATTATGTTGCTTCTAAAGAGGCAACATTCAACTATTCTTCAATGGCTGATTTTCTTCATGGATTTCTTAATGGAACTCTTCTTCCATATCAACGCTCCGAGTCCATTCTTCAAATCTCTAGGGAGGCCACTCATCCACCATTTGTTAATATGGATTTCCATGAGGTGGACTCTATTCCTCGAGTTACAGTTCATTCTTTTTCTGATCTTGTTGGTCTAAATCAATCTGATAATGAAAATGCTTTCTCTGCTTGGAATGAGGATGTGGTGGTCCTTTTTAGTAGTAGTTGGTGTGGGTTTTGCCAGAGAATGGAACTGGTTGTTCGTGAAGTATTTCGAGCAGTAAAAGGCTACATGAAAAGTTTGAAGAACGGATATAAAAATGGGCAAAGGGATTTAAATGGTG aatatttgaagaatattaattttaaacttcCTCGGATCTACTTAATGGATTGCACATTGAATGATTGCAGTTTGATCCTAAAGTCCATGACTCAG AGGGAAGTCTATCCTGCTCTGGTGTTATTTCCAGCGGAGAGGAAAAATGCTATCTCTTTTAAAGGAGATATATCTGTAGCTGATGTTATCAAATTTATAGCTGATCATGGAAACAATTCTCATGATCTGTTGAATGAGAAtg GGATTATATGGACTTTACCCGAAAAAGAAGGCAGATATCAAAACCTGTTTGAGGATCCATCACCAACTATTGGTAACAAGGAAGCTTCTGTCACAGAGGAAGGTTTGCATGAAGTCATATTGAAGAGCGAGACATCAAAAGCTGCCGAAAGAGATAGTTGGACTAAATCTCACACATCAAAAAGCTTGCATGAAACAGCCCATAGTGTGGTGGCTGGTTCTATCCTTATCGCTACTGATAAGCTTCTCGGtgtacatccatttgaaaattcaaaaattctcATTGTGAAGGCAGATCAAAGTGTTGGATTTCAAGGTCTGATTTTCAACAAGCATATTGGATGGGACTCTCTACAGGAACTTGAGAAAGGGCTGGATTTCCTAAAAGAGGCTCCTCTTTCGTTTGGCGGTCCACTCATAAAACACAGAATGCCTCTTGTCAGTTTAACTCGCCGAGTTACTAAAAGTCAATACCCAGAAATCGTCCCAGGTGTTTACTTCCTCGATCAATCAGCCACAGTTAATGAGATTGAAGAGCTGAAGTCGGGCAATCATTCTATCGCGGACTACTGGTTTTTCCTGGGGTTCTCAGGCTGGGGTTGGGACCAGCTGTTTCATGAGATTGCTCAAGGAGCTTGGACTACAGGTGAAGATAGGATGGGACACTTAGATTGGCCATCCGATTGA